One genomic window of Cololabis saira isolate AMF1-May2022 chromosome 3, fColSai1.1, whole genome shotgun sequence includes the following:
- the dctn3 gene encoding dynactin subunit 3 has translation MDKKIETDSLEMRLQALEERIYGEKRNKSGKPVKSAESLAGIQAGLTNTANKRERVKILHKKIEDLMKYLDPQFTDYITVPDAMKLEFILAEEDFLLSQAALLEQVNTLQPLLDSTYIRDVPEHATKLQRLSQIHIKEQDQTEAQSQEVKKLFEEYNKMMFLLSKQFTHWDETLRKMEEAKGIRPVE, from the exons ATGGACAAGAAAATAGAGACGGACAGCCTCGAAATGCGTCTCCAGGCGCTGGAGGAAAGAATATACGGCGAGAAGAGGAACAAAAGCGGGAAACCCGTGAAG AGTGCAGAGTCTTTGGCCGGGATTCAAGCAGGTCTGACCAACACGGCCAACAAAAGAGAGCGAGTAAAGATCCTGCACAAGAAGA TTGAGGACCTGATGAAGTACCTGGACCCCCAGTTCACTGACTACATCACTGTACCAGATGCGATGAAGCTGGAGTTCATCCTTGCCG AGGAGGACTTCTTGCTGTCTCAAGCTGCTCTGCTAGAGCAAGTCAACACCCTGCAGCCGCTGTTGGATAGCACCTACATAAGAG ATGTGCCTGAACATGCAACAAAACTGCAGCGTCTGTCACAAATTCACATCAAAGAACAG GATCAAACTGAGGCTCAGTCACAGGAAGTCAAGAAGCTCTTTGAGGAATACAACAAAATG ATGTTCTTGCTGTCCAAGCAGTTCACCCACTGGGATGAAACTCTAAGAAAGATGGAGGAGGCCAAAGGAATCCGACCTGTGGAATAG